One Pectobacterium colocasium DNA segment encodes these proteins:
- a CDS encoding MDR family MFS transporter, which translates to MKTENNQKQTPVPHRHWILIACMLAMFTAAIEVTIVATALPTIIADLGGFSLLGWVFAGYLLTQSISIPIYGRLADLYGRKKIFFFGMMVFLLGSVLCGFSTQMGWLIVFRTLQGLGAGAITPIAFTIVADVYSSTERPKIQGYLSSVWGVSAIIGPLLGAFIVQHFNWALVFWVNVPIGLFSIFLLARYLPTINAVRQHQLDWMGAFYLVVSVASLLMALLQAEVFGYWVIPLLAISAVGCILLVRQEKRTAEPLFPLALWRNRVIIAGNLGGLVVGAAMMGVSAFLPTFIQGVMGKTPLEAGSILAMMSIGWPLASTLSGRLMLWTSYRFTAMLGGVVLIIGSLTLLTVQPDSNLIWARLAAFLIGSGMGLSSTTFLVSIQNSVDYSIRGIATASAMFTRMLGSALGTAILGATLNINLHWRLPDVSDPLQTLMDPARRILLSVNQLDTLASQVASSIHGVFIVSALIAAITLLSARMIPASQRPEQAETRQK; encoded by the coding sequence ATGAAAACAGAGAATAACCAGAAACAAACGCCTGTCCCACATCGCCATTGGATTTTGATTGCCTGTATGCTGGCCATGTTTACGGCGGCGATTGAGGTGACGATTGTCGCCACGGCGCTGCCTACCATCATCGCGGATTTAGGCGGGTTTTCCCTGTTAGGATGGGTCTTTGCGGGTTATTTGCTGACGCAGTCGATCAGTATCCCGATTTATGGCCGCCTGGCCGATCTCTATGGCCGCAAAAAGATTTTCTTTTTCGGCATGATGGTATTCCTGCTGGGGTCGGTTCTGTGCGGATTTTCGACGCAGATGGGCTGGTTGATTGTCTTCCGTACTTTGCAAGGACTGGGGGCCGGTGCGATAACCCCGATTGCGTTCACTATTGTTGCCGATGTCTACAGCTCGACCGAACGCCCGAAAATACAGGGTTATCTGTCCAGCGTGTGGGGGGTTTCCGCGATTATCGGCCCGCTGCTGGGGGCGTTTATCGTCCAACACTTCAACTGGGCGCTGGTTTTCTGGGTCAATGTGCCGATTGGGCTATTTTCCATCTTCCTGCTGGCTCGTTACCTGCCGACGATCAATGCCGTGCGCCAACATCAGTTGGACTGGATGGGCGCGTTCTATCTGGTGGTGTCCGTCGCCAGCCTGCTGATGGCGCTGCTACAGGCTGAGGTGTTTGGTTACTGGGTGATCCCGCTGCTTGCGATCTCTGCCGTGGGCTGCATTCTGCTGGTTCGACAGGAAAAGCGCACAGCAGAGCCGCTGTTCCCGCTAGCGCTCTGGCGCAATCGGGTCATTATTGCCGGTAATCTAGGGGGATTAGTGGTCGGAGCCGCCATGATGGGTGTGAGCGCCTTTTTACCGACGTTTATTCAGGGCGTGATGGGCAAAACGCCGCTGGAAGCGGGCAGTATATTGGCGATGATGTCGATTGGCTGGCCGCTGGCCAGTACGCTGAGCGGACGCTTAATGCTGTGGACATCTTACCGCTTTACGGCAATGCTCGGCGGCGTTGTGCTGATTATCGGTAGCCTGACGCTGTTAACCGTTCAGCCAGACAGTAATCTCATATGGGCGCGGCTTGCGGCATTTTTGATCGGTTCGGGAATGGGGCTAAGTAGCACAACGTTTCTGGTGTCGATACAAAACTCGGTGGACTACTCCATCCGCGGCATTGCGACGGCCTCCGCCATGTTTACCCGCATGCTGGGTTCCGCGTTGGGCACGGCAATCCTTGGCGCCACGCTGAACATCAATCTGCACTGGCGATTGCCGGACGTGAGCGATCCACTCCAGACGCTCATGGATCCGGCCAGGCGCATCCTGTTAAGCGTAAACCAGCTCGATACGCTGGC